The following are encoded in a window of Paenibacillaceae bacterium GAS479 genomic DNA:
- a CDS encoding signal peptidase I encodes MFLKFTKIAVVLLILILSGCTGTITDAVTEEKIKLIENPDPSLTKVKVRTDGMLALGYGNPHPFGIDNEVLVDMKYYERHEISRGDIVVFDTKNNKDQDTDIARIVGLPSEKVRIKKGQVYINDKKLDTFYGDDASFDNNDSWEPVTLGQTEYYILADVRWRGFNDSQTAGPYSEQDVLGKVVSYVKKSP; translated from the coding sequence ATGTTTTTGAAATTCACAAAAATAGCTGTTGTACTCCTTATCTTGATTTTAAGCGGCTGTACCGGGACCATTACCGACGCTGTCACAGAAGAAAAAATAAAGCTGATTGAGAATCCCGACCCATCACTAACTAAGGTCAAGGTACGGACAGATGGAATGTTAGCACTAGGGTATGGAAACCCGCATCCGTTTGGTATAGATAATGAAGTATTAGTGGATATGAAGTACTATGAACGACATGAAATCTCTCGTGGGGATATTGTGGTATTTGATACGAAAAATAATAAAGACCAAGACACAGACATTGCAAGAATCGTTGGTCTTCCAAGCGAGAAGGTCAGAATAAAGAAAGGTCAAGTTTACATTAATGATAAAAAACTCGACACGTTTTATGGTGATGACGCTAGCTTCGACAACAATGATTCTTGGGAACCCGTGACGTTAGGACAAACTGAGTATTACATCTTGGCAGATGTGCGCTGGAGAGGCTTCAACGACAGTCAAACGGCAGGCCCATACTCAGAACAAGATGTTTTAGGAAAGGTAGTCAGTTATGTGAAAAAATCACCTTGA
- a CDS encoding two-component system, OmpR family, phosphate regulon sensor histidine kinase PhoR: MKRFRVRLTWIMIVMIGLSVTAAGFLMGKTYKDNHIAAQEESMLREMKVINANMEWEIGSVEESAAYFKQKATTIKELTGARVTFIGKDGKVLGDSDYDAAEMDNHLDRSEVQQAQEEGAGKAIRYSETVGQNMLYVAMVADTKQKPSNFIRLSYSLASVDSSVNKLWTVLIAGLLLLFLLAAAVSYRVALGLTRPLEQITRAARRIKAMDYEVRVDIRSKDEIGELGAAINSMAEGLQVQMNRIQQNETQLYSVLDNMASGVVMINPEGRMVLLNRRAEEVLGFEHREMVGRHYSEAKQQYELSQLIQQGLDNQRPLHDEITFYFPEERLLELNLVPVYESDKSYGGVLLVLQDVSAIRRLERMRSEFVANVSHELRTPITAIKGFAETLLGGAVHDPVMSQQFMQIIYDESERLNRLIGDILELSKVESRRVPLQMSPVDLSAFLNRSIVVMESEAAKKSITLEASIAEGIFLEADEDRLRQIIINLLQNGINYTPEGGHVSLAASLITREGGIEMIRIRISDTGIGIPKKDLPRIFERFYRVDKARSRVSGGTGLGLSIVKHLVELHKGTISVDSTLSVGTVFTLELPVIQY; encoded by the coding sequence ATGAAGCGTTTTCGAGTTCGATTAACTTGGATTATGATCGTAATGATTGGTCTGTCGGTGACGGCAGCCGGATTCTTAATGGGCAAAACCTATAAGGACAACCATATCGCTGCACAAGAGGAGAGCATGCTGCGCGAGATGAAGGTCATCAATGCCAATATGGAGTGGGAGATCGGCTCCGTGGAGGAATCGGCGGCCTACTTCAAGCAAAAGGCGACAACGATCAAAGAGCTCACAGGAGCGCGAGTCACTTTTATCGGCAAAGATGGCAAGGTGCTTGGCGACTCGGACTATGACGCTGCTGAGATGGACAACCATTTAGACAGATCCGAGGTGCAGCAAGCACAGGAGGAAGGGGCCGGCAAAGCGATCCGCTATAGCGAAACGGTAGGGCAGAACATGTTATATGTCGCTATGGTTGCGGATACGAAGCAAAAGCCATCCAATTTTATTCGCCTGTCTTACAGCCTAGCGTCGGTTGATAGCAGCGTGAACAAGCTTTGGACGGTGCTGATCGCCGGACTGCTGTTATTGTTCCTGTTGGCTGCGGCGGTCAGCTACCGAGTCGCTCTTGGACTGACCCGGCCGCTGGAGCAGATCACCCGCGCTGCACGCCGCATCAAGGCGATGGACTACGAGGTGCGTGTCGACATCCGCAGCAAGGATGAGATCGGCGAGCTTGGAGCCGCTATCAATTCCATGGCAGAAGGCCTGCAGGTGCAGATGAACCGAATTCAGCAAAATGAGACTCAGCTATACAGCGTACTCGACAATATGGCCAGCGGCGTAGTCATGATCAACCCGGAGGGCCGAATGGTGCTGCTCAATCGGAGAGCAGAGGAGGTGCTCGGCTTTGAGCATCGCGAGATGGTCGGTCGGCATTACAGTGAGGCGAAACAGCAGTACGAGCTGTCTCAGCTCATCCAGCAAGGGCTGGATAATCAACGGCCTCTGCATGATGAGATTACGTTTTATTTTCCGGAGGAGCGGTTGCTTGAGCTGAATCTGGTGCCCGTCTACGAAAGCGACAAGAGCTACGGAGGCGTGCTTCTGGTGCTGCAGGATGTGTCGGCGATCCGCAGGCTGGAGAGAATGCGCAGTGAATTCGTTGCCAATGTGTCGCATGAGTTGAGAACGCCGATAACAGCGATCAAAGGTTTTGCCGAGACGTTGTTAGGTGGAGCCGTACACGATCCGGTCATGTCCCAGCAGTTCATGCAAATCATTTATGACGAGAGCGAGCGGCTCAACCGTCTTATCGGAGATATTCTGGAGCTGTCCAAGGTGGAGTCGAGGCGTGTGCCGCTGCAGATGTCCCCGGTTGATTTATCGGCGTTCCTCAACCGTTCCATTGTTGTGATGGAGTCGGAGGCGGCCAAAAAGTCCATCACGCTGGAAGCATCAATCGCTGAAGGAATTTTTCTAGAGGCGGACGAGGATAGGCTGCGGCAAATCATCATCAATCTGCTGCAAAACGGCATCAACTATACACCTGAGGGTGGTCACGTATCTCTGGCGGCTTCGCTCATAACACGGGAAGGTGGAATTGAGATGATACGCATCCGCATCAGCGATACTGGCATCGGGATTCCGAAAAAGGATCTGCCGCGTATCTTCGAGCGATTTTACCGGGTGGACAAAGCCAGATCACGAGTTAGCGGCGGCACAGGGCTCGGCTTATCGATCGTGAAACATCTTGTTGAGCTGCACAAGGGCACGATTTCGGTCGATAGTACGCTTAGTGTAGGTACAGTATTTACGCTGGAGCTTCCAGTCATTCAATACTAA
- a CDS encoding Tetratrico peptide repeat-containing protein, which translates to MHRERLNQLIERREAGRAKQDQEMLAAVREDLLTLLSEYPEDAETNYQTGIVHDNSGLGKEAIPFYEKALELGLSGADRERCLMGLGSTYRYWGHYEKSVETLRRGREEFPENKAIRVFLSMALYNTGQYKESVELLITNLMESTTDEKLQYFKRGILAYNEDLDETANQD; encoded by the coding sequence ATGCATAGAGAACGACTAAATCAATTAATAGAACGTCGAGAAGCAGGGCGTGCCAAGCAGGATCAGGAGATGTTAGCCGCAGTTCGCGAGGATTTATTAACCTTACTATCCGAATACCCAGAGGATGCAGAGACCAACTACCAAACCGGGATCGTTCATGACAATTCGGGGCTGGGTAAAGAGGCGATTCCCTTTTACGAAAAGGCACTGGAACTAGGCTTATCAGGTGCTGACCGCGAAAGATGCTTGATGGGGCTCGGGAGTACTTACCGATACTGGGGACATTACGAGAAGTCAGTTGAAACCTTGCGCAGGGGCAGGGAGGAGTTTCCGGAAAATAAGGCGATCCGAGTGTTTCTCAGCATGGCTCTGTACAATACTGGGCAGTACAAGGAAAGTGTGGAATTGCTGATTACTAATTTGATGGAATCTACAACGGATGAAAAACTTCAGTATTTTAAACGCGGAATTCTTGCTTATAATGAAGACCTTGATGAAACCGCTAATCAAGATTAA
- a CDS encoding Predicted dehydrogenase, whose translation MSKVRVGIIGCGGISNGKHMPSLAKVKEAEMVAFCDIVRERAEEAKGKFGSEEAAVYENYHDLLNDPSITVVHVCTPNDSHADIAIAALEAGKHVMCEKPMAKTADDARRMLEAAKRTGKKLTIGYQNRFRGDTRYLKDACVRDELGEVYFAKAHAIRRRAVPTWGVFLDEDKQGGGPLIDIGTHALDLALWMMDNYKPKAVLGRAYHKLSQKENAANAWGPWDPAKFTVEDSAFAMITMENGASIVLESSWALNSLEVDEAKVSLSGTKAGADMKGGLRINGEENARLYVKEIELSSGGVAFYEGASEDPGELEARAWIQAVINDTDPVVTPEQALVVSEILEAIYESSKSGKAVYFD comes from the coding sequence ATGTCTAAGGTACGCGTAGGTATTATTGGCTGCGGCGGTATTTCAAACGGTAAACATATGCCATCTCTGGCCAAAGTTAAAGAAGCAGAAATGGTGGCGTTCTGCGATATCGTTCGCGAACGTGCTGAAGAAGCAAAGGGCAAGTTCGGTTCCGAAGAAGCAGCTGTATATGAGAATTATCACGATCTGTTGAACGATCCTTCGATCACGGTTGTGCATGTTTGTACACCGAATGATTCCCATGCGGACATCGCGATCGCTGCGCTTGAAGCCGGCAAACATGTCATGTGTGAAAAACCTATGGCCAAAACAGCTGATGACGCTCGCCGCATGCTGGAAGCAGCTAAGCGTACCGGCAAAAAGCTGACGATTGGCTACCAGAACCGCTTCCGTGGTGATACTCGTTACCTGAAGGATGCTTGTGTTCGCGACGAGCTGGGCGAAGTATACTTTGCCAAGGCTCATGCTATTCGTCGCCGTGCTGTTCCAACTTGGGGCGTGTTCCTCGACGAGGACAAACAAGGTGGAGGCCCGCTCATCGACATCGGTACGCATGCGCTTGATCTGGCGCTGTGGATGATGGACAACTACAAGCCGAAGGCGGTTCTCGGTCGTGCCTACCATAAGCTGTCCCAAAAGGAAAATGCCGCAAACGCTTGGGGGCCTTGGGATCCGGCTAAGTTTACGGTTGAGGACTCTGCTTTTGCCATGATCACCATGGAAAACGGCGCTTCCATCGTGCTGGAATCCAGCTGGGCGCTTAACTCCCTTGAAGTTGATGAGGCGAAAGTATCCCTCAGCGGCACCAAAGCTGGCGCTGACATGAAGGGCGGCCTGCGCATCAACGGCGAGGAGAATGCTCGGCTGTACGTTAAGGAAATCGAGCTGAGCAGCGGCGGCGTTGCCTTCTACGAAGGTGCTTCCGAAGATCCGGGCGAGCTGGAAGCACGCGCTTGGATTCAAGCGGTAATCAATGACACGGACCCAGTCGTTACGCCGGAGCAAGCGCTTGTCGTTTCTGAGATTCTTGAAGCGATCTACGAATCGTCCAAATCAGGCAAAGCCGTTTACTTCGATTAA
- a CDS encoding AraC-type DNA-binding protein — protein MEVYNEKVLYENPLLSLRIFRSQRNHNLLINWHYHRELELLFVLSGGLEVHVEEDCFQLGAGDVAIVGANQLHRDRSSSESLDYIVLQFDLEQFFDHSTMPYMRFFMETNHPLSQVNYIFQENSLVKEEIGQTVRGILEEATSKVIGYELAVNMLVKKILLLLLRNDKRQILTDQDNFDRLRLKPVLTFVEQHLTDRIQVEEVCKLANMSYYYFVKYFKKTIGLSFTEYVNYRKIKWAERILLTKDLSISEVGDRIGMPNMAHFYKMFKKYNDCSPKEFQKKMLAWGRT, from the coding sequence TTGGAAGTCTATAACGAAAAGGTACTTTATGAAAACCCTCTTTTGTCCCTTCGCATCTTCCGCTCGCAGCGAAATCACAATTTGCTCATCAACTGGCATTATCACAGGGAGCTGGAATTGTTATTCGTCCTGAGCGGAGGTTTGGAAGTTCACGTTGAGGAGGACTGCTTCCAACTCGGGGCAGGAGACGTGGCCATTGTTGGCGCCAATCAGCTGCATCGCGACCGAAGTTCGTCCGAATCGCTGGACTATATTGTGCTCCAGTTCGACTTGGAGCAGTTTTTTGACCATAGCACAATGCCTTATATGCGCTTCTTCATGGAGACGAATCACCCGCTGAGTCAGGTGAACTATATCTTCCAGGAGAACTCCCTTGTTAAAGAGGAAATTGGACAGACCGTCCGCGGCATCCTAGAGGAGGCCACTTCCAAGGTAATTGGATATGAGCTTGCGGTCAATATGCTGGTCAAAAAAATACTCTTGCTGCTGCTGCGCAACGACAAGCGTCAGATACTGACGGATCAGGATAACTTCGATCGGCTTCGCTTGAAGCCAGTTCTGACTTTTGTCGAGCAGCATCTGACCGATCGAATCCAGGTCGAAGAAGTGTGCAAGCTGGCGAATATGAGCTACTACTATTTCGTGAAATATTTCAAAAAAACGATTGGCCTCAGCTTTACGGAATACGTCAACTACCGCAAGATCAAATGGGCCGAGCGCATCCTGCTTACGAAGGATTTGAGCATATCTGAAGTCGGTGACCGTATCGGCATGCCTAATATGGCCCATTTTTACAAGATGTTCAAGAAGTACAATGACTGCTCGCCTAAGGAATTCCAGAAAAAAATGCTCGCTTGGGGCCGCACCTAA
- a CDS encoding UDP-N-acetylmuramoylalanyl-D-glutamate--2,6-diaminopimelate ligase, whose product MQLKELIDQLTIASLSGDAEVEITGISIHSQQLQPGELFVCIPGIPGLQEDRHQYIDGAIKSGAAALIVERDVDADVPVVKVPDARYALALLSAHFYGYPSQELKLIGVTGTNGKTTTSYMIESILAHAGYQTGLMGNIGTKLGSTMLETDINTQDPHRLQANLKRMTEHSVDYCVMEASSQGLHMGRVIGCEFRTAVFTNLTQDHLDYHGSMESYLAAKGLLFSRLGNSFAADPSKRKFAILNADDQASGYFKGVTSAQVITYGVNHSADIMAKDIRLTSKGTSFMAVTFVGDMAIEIPMIGKFNVYNALAAIGAALVEQVSLDIVREGLAELKSVAGRMEVIDENQDYLVLADYAHTPDGLENALSTLREFAEQRIITVFGCGGDRDRTKRPIMGALAAKYSDYVIVTSDNPRSEEPIGILQDVERGLITAGATTESYTLIADRGKAIENAINMANSDDIVIIAGKGHETYQIMKDRTIPFDDREEARKAIQRKSK is encoded by the coding sequence TTGCAACTCAAAGAGCTTATCGATCAGTTGACTATTGCCAGCCTAAGCGGAGATGCAGAAGTCGAAATAACAGGGATAAGCATTCACTCGCAGCAACTACAGCCCGGCGAGCTTTTTGTATGTATTCCAGGGATTCCGGGATTGCAGGAGGACCGTCACCAATATATTGATGGGGCTATAAAATCGGGCGCAGCCGCATTAATTGTGGAGCGGGATGTGGACGCAGATGTTCCGGTTGTCAAAGTACCCGATGCCCGCTATGCTTTGGCCCTTCTTTCTGCACATTTTTATGGGTATCCGAGTCAGGAGTTGAAGTTGATTGGCGTTACCGGTACTAACGGGAAAACGACAACGAGTTACATGATCGAGTCCATATTGGCTCATGCGGGCTATCAGACTGGATTGATGGGAAATATCGGGACCAAACTCGGATCAACCATGCTTGAAACAGATATAAACACTCAAGATCCCCATCGTCTGCAGGCCAATTTAAAAAGAATGACAGAGCATTCGGTCGACTATTGTGTGATGGAAGCCTCTTCTCAAGGCTTGCATATGGGACGTGTCATTGGCTGTGAGTTTCGAACCGCTGTATTTACGAATTTAACGCAGGATCATCTAGACTATCATGGTTCGATGGAAAGTTATCTCGCTGCCAAAGGGCTACTATTCTCCAGGCTCGGAAATTCATTTGCGGCCGATCCCTCTAAACGAAAATTTGCCATTTTGAATGCTGATGATCAGGCGAGCGGGTATTTCAAAGGAGTAACTTCCGCACAGGTTATAACTTATGGAGTGAATCATTCGGCCGATATTATGGCAAAAGACATTCGTTTGACCTCAAAGGGTACAAGCTTCATGGCAGTTACTTTTGTAGGAGATATGGCCATAGAGATTCCGATGATCGGGAAGTTTAATGTCTACAATGCGCTTGCCGCTATCGGAGCTGCTCTTGTTGAGCAAGTATCTCTAGATATTGTGCGGGAAGGGCTGGCAGAGCTGAAAAGTGTCGCCGGTCGGATGGAAGTAATTGATGAAAATCAGGATTATCTCGTGCTGGCTGATTACGCTCATACGCCGGACGGGCTGGAAAATGCACTTTCTACTCTACGTGAATTCGCAGAGCAGCGAATCATCACTGTTTTTGGCTGCGGTGGAGATCGAGACCGAACCAAACGGCCTATCATGGGTGCGTTAGCTGCCAAATACAGTGATTATGTGATCGTAACATCGGATAACCCTCGTTCAGAGGAACCGATTGGAATTTTACAAGATGTAGAGCGCGGACTTATAACAGCAGGAGCTACGACGGAATCGTATACGCTTATTGCGGACCGTGGCAAGGCGATAGAAAACGCTATTAACATGGCTAATTCAGATGATATCGTCATAATCGCAGGGAAAGGCCATGAAACTTACCAAATTATGAAAGACAGAACGATTCCGTTTGATGACAGGGAAGAAGCTAGGAAAGCCATCCAAAGGAAGAGCAAATGA
- a CDS encoding two-component system, OmpR family, alkaline phosphatase synthesis response regulator PhoP: MSHKVLVIEDEPTLSRLLSYNLTQEGYDVTVCDHGGEGLQAAIQRSFDLIMLDIMLPGMSGFEVLGKLRQNGVKTPVIILTARTAEEEVVQGLKHGADDYITKPFGVAELLARVSAVLRRSGNAVPDQIESQDKVITAGDLSIYPERYEVIVGQEQVSLRPKEFEVLLYLIQRPGMVITRDDLMNVVWGFDYIGGQRTVDVHVSSLRKKLELGANSVCIESIRGVGYKLVLPKKVTTS, translated from the coding sequence ATGTCACATAAAGTGCTTGTCATAGAGGACGAGCCCACCCTTTCGAGGCTGCTCTCCTATAACTTAACTCAAGAAGGATACGACGTGACTGTCTGCGACCACGGTGGAGAAGGCCTGCAGGCGGCCATTCAGCGCAGTTTTGACCTGATCATGCTGGATATTATGCTGCCAGGAATGAGCGGTTTCGAGGTGCTTGGCAAGCTGAGGCAGAACGGTGTTAAGACGCCTGTAATCATTTTGACGGCGCGCACGGCGGAGGAAGAGGTCGTGCAAGGATTGAAGCATGGGGCGGATGATTACATTACGAAGCCGTTTGGCGTTGCGGAGCTGCTCGCCCGGGTATCTGCCGTGCTTAGACGTTCCGGCAATGCCGTACCGGATCAGATTGAGTCTCAGGACAAGGTCATTACGGCCGGAGACCTATCGATCTATCCCGAGCGTTACGAGGTAATCGTTGGTCAGGAGCAGGTGTCGCTGCGTCCGAAGGAGTTTGAGGTGCTGCTTTATTTGATCCAACGGCCAGGCATGGTCATTACGCGGGATGATTTGATGAATGTAGTATGGGGGTTCGATTATATCGGCGGCCAGCGGACAGTGGACGTTCATGTCAGCTCTCTCCGCAAAAAGCTTGAGCTTGGCGCCAACTCGGTATGCATCGAGTCCATCCGTGGTGTAGGCTACAAGCTCGTTTTGCCCAAAAAAGTAACTACAAGCTGA